One segment of Macrobrachium rosenbergii isolate ZJJX-2024 chromosome 25, ASM4041242v1, whole genome shotgun sequence DNA contains the following:
- the LOC136852231 gene encoding uncharacterized protein — MKPDRYPLTIIADITNQMNTAKIFTKIDLLKGYFQVPVAKEDIEKSTITTPFSTYTFNYSCFGLRNAGQPSKDLWMNCWATFPSARSLNLTTDTSSTAMGMILEQDKDDSHQPLEFFSKKLMLAGKKYSIFVREILAVHKAIRHFHHMLEGRLFVIQMDHQPLVHALTKMADAWSAQQQRHLSATAEHSYTIQYLKGLAKPMVDALSRNCVNTTQLRIAYPKIAEAQRDDVDLQRPWWDNPSIAWSDLSINNGEMTIACETSTGRPRPYLSEGLRKKAFNLAHNLSHPSGQTITQILAERRVPDNTPPTCPHPRRHSGTSTRLRGVQIPVHHH; from the exons ATGAAGCCAGATAGATACCCGCTGACAATCATTGCTGATATAACCAACCAAATGAACAcagcaaagatcttcaccaaaatagatctgctgaagggatacttccaagttccagtagcGAAGGAAGATATAGAAAAGTCCACGATCACCACCCCCTTCAGCACCTACacgttcaactacagctgtttcggcCTTCGGAACGcagggcaaccttccaaagacttatgGATGAACTGCTGGGCGACCTTCCCTTCTGCAAG GTCCCTCAATTTGACGACTGACACCAGCAGCACGGCAATGGGCATGATACTAGAGCAGGACAAAGATGATAGTCATCAGCCATTGGagttcttcagcaagaagttaatgTTAGCGGGAAAAAAATACTCCATATTCGTCAGGGAGATCCTagcagtccacaaagccatccgtcacttccaccacatgctcgAAGGAAGGCTGTTTGTCATACAAATggaccatcaacccttggtgcaTGCCCTCACAAAGATGGCAGACGCATGGTCAGCACAACAACAACGTCACCTATCAGCAACAGCTGAACACTCCTACACCATCCAGTATTTGAAGGGTTTGGCAAAACCCATGGTGGATGCACTGTCAAGAAATTGCGTCAACACCACCCAGCTCAGGATAGCCTATCCCAAAATAGCAGAGGCACAAAGAGACGATGTGGACCTACAGCGACCATGGTGGGACAACCCCTCCATTGCATGGAGCGACCTGTCAATCAACAATGGAGAGATGACCATCGCATGCGAAACAAGTACTGGACGCCCTCGCCCCTATCTGTCAGAAGGACTCAGAAAAAAGGCTTTCAACctcgcccacaacctgtcccacccatcaggccaaACAATCACCCAAATTTTAGCAGAGAG GAGAGTTCCAGACAACACACCGCCAACTTgcccacatccacgtcgacatagTGGGACCTCTACCCGCCtccgaggggtacagatacctgttcatcatcattga